A segment of the Acidimicrobiales bacterium genome:
CCGAGCGCCGACCAGCGCCGCGGCGAGACCGGTCGCCCGCCACGGTGCGACGTAGGTCGCGGCCACCTCCTCGCCGCGGTGCGCGACCTGCTCGTAGGCGGTGGCGAGTGCCGGGGCCAGTCGGGCGACGAGGGACGCACGAGCGTCGGCGAGGGCCTCGCCCACCTCCGCGAGCTTGGTGTCCCACACCGCCAGGGTGAGCTCGACCTCGTCGGTGAGCCGTCCACCGGACTGCCGCAGCAGGGCGTTGCGCTGGCGCAGCACCCGTTCGAGGTCGGCGCGGAGGAGGTCGAGGCGGGGCTCGGTGGCGACGAGGGTCTCGTCGAGGTACCGACGCCGTTCGGCCGGTCCGCCCTTGACCAGCTCGAGGTCGTCGGGCGCGAACACGCTGACCCGCAACGCCCCGAGCAGGTCGCGTGTCCTCGCCAGACGCTGCCGGTTGACCTGGACCCTCCCCCGCCCGGTCGGCGTGATCTCGGCCTCGATCAGCAGTGACCGGCCGTCGCGTTCACCCTCGGCCCGCACGACGGCCTGCGCCGCCCCACGTCGCACGAGGGCCTCGTTGGGAGCCCCCCGGAACGACGAGAGCGTCGCGAGGTACCCCACCGCCTCGAGCAGGTTGGTCTTGCCCTCACCGTTGTCGCCCAGCAGGGCGGTGAGCCCCGGGGCGAGCTCGAGCTCCGCGGACGGGTACGACCGGAAGTCCGTCAACCAGAGGTTGCGGAGCAGCACCGGCGGTCGGCGACGTTCAGGAGACCCGGACGGGCATCAGGAGGTACAGGAACTCCGGCGTGCCGACGGCCCGGATGAGCGCCGGCTTGAGCGCGTCGATCGTCTCGAGGGTGATCTCGTCACCGGGGGTGACGTCGATGCCGGCGATCAGGTACTCGGGGTTGAACGCCACGGTGAGCTCGTTGCCGTCGTAGTGGGCGTCGACCTCCTCGCGGGCCTGCCCGACGTCCTGGGTGATGGCGATCAGCTCGAGGGTCTCGCCGTTCATGACGAGGCGCACCGGCGTCGCCTCGCGAGCGAGCAGGCGGACCCGGCGGAGCGCGTCGAGCAGGACCTCCCTGCCGACCCGGAGCTGATTCGGCTGGCTGGCGGGGATGAGCCCTCGGTAGTTCGGGAAGTCGCCCTCGATCAGGCGGCTCGTGACCCGCACGTCGCCCACCTCGAAGGCCACGTCACGCTCCCCCAGGCGGAGCGTCACCGACGTCGCGGACCCGAGCAGACGGGACAGCTCGCGTAGGGCCGTGGACGGGACGAGCACCTGTTGGCCCTCGTCGAGCACCGACGTGCCGGGAAGGTCGCGGACCGCCAGCCGATAGCTGTCGGTGGCGACCAGGCGCAATCCGTCGCCCTCGGCGGCCAGCAACACGCCGGTGAGGATTGGCCTCGACTCGTCGCTGCTCGCCGCGGACACGACCTCACGC
Coding sequences within it:
- the recF gene encoding DNA replication/repair protein RecF, with amino-acid sequence MLLRNLWLTDFRSYPSAELELAPGLTALLGDNGEGKTNLLEAVGYLATLSSFRGAPNEALVRRGAAQAVVRAEGERDGRSLLIEAEITPTGRGRVQVNRQRLARTRDLLGALRVSVFAPDDLELVKGGPAERRRYLDETLVATEPRLDLLRADLERVLRQRNALLRQSGGRLTDEVELTLAVWDTKLAEVGEALADARASLVARLAPALATAYEQVAHRGEEVAATYVAPWRATGLAAALVGARRDELRRGVSLVGPHRDDLELTIAGLPARTHASQGEQRSLALALRLAAHHVVTEATGSPPVLLLDDVFSELDPVRSSALLAHLPPGQTLLSSAAGLPPGARPDVVVRVAEGRLTTGG
- the dnaN gene encoding DNA polymerase III subunit beta; this encodes MKFRCERDPLVEALNAAGRAVTSRGSSLPVLTGLRLEVKGDQLSVTGSDLDLTISVRTAVSGDVDGIAVVPAKLLSDITRALPPGAVTVEVAEDEARITSGRSQFAVRTIPAQEFPNLPEPADRSVELDATALADALREVVSAASSDESRPILTGVLLAAEGDGLRLVATDSYRLAVRDLPGTSVLDEGQQVLVPSTALRELSRLLGSATSVTLRLGERDVAFEVGDVRVTSRLIEGDFPNYRGLIPASQPNQLRVGREVLLDALRRVRLLAREATPVRLVMNGETLELIAITQDVGQAREEVDAHYDGNELTVAFNPEYLIAGIDVTPGDEITLETIDALKPALIRAVGTPEFLYLLMPVRVS